One Molothrus ater isolate BHLD 08-10-18 breed brown headed cowbird chromosome 30, BPBGC_Mater_1.1, whole genome shotgun sequence DNA segment encodes these proteins:
- the LOC118697384 gene encoding keratin, type II cytoskeletal 7-like: protein MSRQAPTVRSVLGRRGFSSASEICGRSYAASASQPVRCGAYSSRSVCNLGGSRRISYVNGGCGTACFGEMGFGGMAYGNAAGGRIGLCGPRGYSIVRGYPERKADGIQGICIDERLLKPLCVGVDPLEHEIRCQEKEQIKTLNTQFACFIDKVRFLEQQNKVLETKWGLLQQYVLPKKGKNLELYFENYICDLRKRLDCLLCEKQKLGSEECATSQLVEEFKCKYEEEINRRTTVENEFVALKKDADCIFLNKEELEVKVDLLRRQLELLKCVFEEERAQVDRQLCDTSVIVKMDNNRDLDMESIIKNVECWYQEIAQKSKEEVDAFYQNRFQELQDKRGKFCHDLQSNKCEISELTRMIQKLQCELESVKKQVSCLQTSICDVEQRGDCALKDAREKHVELQNALQKAKDELACMLRDYQELLNVKLALDIEIATYKTLLEGEESRICVGNPVSVSVVSSGYNIPDDCGMMANGAVCGYGSLGRRAGRHSSQTGGFSSRSAGIHPKRVLSSVAKQCIPEVFCQAGGVSCKAGGFSSRSGGYPARTVVSAGSAGLNARMTPCQAGQVLSFGNQGCVIRQLAGPPVVVSSSPEVVGCNNGVVGNFGVVRDPCVVP, encoded by the exons ATGAGCAGGCAGGCACCAACGGTGAGATCTGTCCTGGGACGAAGAGGCTTCAGTTCAGCCTCAGAGATCTGCGGCCGCAGCTACGCGGCGTCGGCCAGCCAGCCGGTGCGCTGCGGCGCCTACAGCAGCAGGAGCGTTTGCAACTTGGGCGGCAGCAGGAGGATCTCCTATGTCAACGGGGGCTGCGGCACCGCCTGCTTTGGGGAGATGGGCTTCGGAGGCATGGCCTACGGGAACGCTGCAGGAGGCAGGATTGGCCTGTGCGGCCCCCGTGGATACAGCATCGTGCGGGGGTACCCCGAGCGCAAGGCCGACGGCATCCAAGGGATCTGCATCGACGAGCGGCTGCTGAAGCCCCTCTGCGTCGGGGTGGACCCGCTGGAACATGAGATACGCtgccaggagaaggagcagatcAAGACCCTCAATACGCAGTTTGCCTGTTTCATCGACAAG GTTCGATTCCTGGAACAGCAGAACAAAGTGCTGGAGACCAAGTGGGGCCTCCTGCAGCAATACGTGCtgccaaaaaaagggaaaaatctggAACTGTACTTCGAGAATTACATCTGTGACCTGCGAAAGCGCCTGGACTGTTTGCTGtgtgaaaagcagaaactgGGCAGTGAAGAATGTGCCACAAGCCAGCTGGTGGAGGAGTTCAAGTGCAA GTATGAAGAGGAAATCAACAGGCGCACAACTGTGGAGAATGAATTTGTGGCACTCAAAAAG GATGCAGACTGCATCTTCTTAAacaaggaggagctggaggtgaagGTGGATCTGTTaaggaggcagctggagctgctgaaatgtGTGTTTGAGGAG GAAAGGGCCCAGGTTGATCGCCAGCTCTGTGACACCTCGGTCATCGTCAAGATGGACAACAACCGAGACCTGGACATGGAAAGCATCATCAAGAACGTCGAGTGCTGGTACCAGGAGATTGCCCAGAAGAGCAAAGAAGAAGTCGATGCTTTCTATCAGAACAGG tttcaggagctgcaggataAGAGAGGGAAATTCTGCCATGACCTGCAGAGCAACAAGTGTGAGATTTCAGAGCTGACACGGATGATCCAGAAGCTACAGTGTGAGCTGGAGAGCGTCAAGAAGCAG GTCTCCTGCCTGCAAACCTCCATTTGTGACGTTGAGCAGCGTGGGGATTGTGCCCTCAAAGATGCTCGAGAAAAGCACGTTGAGCTGCAGAATGCTCTACAGAAGGCCAAGGACGAGCTGGCCTGCATGCTGCGGGACTATCAGGAGCTGCTCAATGTCAagctggccctggacattgAGATTGCCACCTACAAGACTCTGCTGGAGGGTGAAGAGAGCAG GATATGTGTGGGGAACCCTGTGAGCGTGT CTGTGGTCAGCAGTGGCTACAACATCCCTGATGACTGCGGGATGATGGCCAACGGGGCCGTGTGTGGCTACGGCTCCCTGGGCAGGCGGGCCGGGCGCCACAGCTCCCAGACCGGCGGATTCAGCTCCCGCAGCGCCGGCATCCACCCCAAGAGAGTCCTCAGCTCCGTGGCCAAGCAGTGCATCCCAGAGGTGTTTTGCCAGGCTGGAGGGGTCAGCTGCAAAGCCGGGGGGTTCAGCTCCCGCAGCGGGGGGTACCCAGCCCGCACCGTGGTCAGCGCTGGGAGCGCGGGCCTGAATGCCAGGATGACgccctgccaggctggacaaGTGCTCAGCTTTGGGAACCAGGGCTGCGTCATCCGGCAGCTGGCGGGGCCCCCCGTCGTTGTGTCCAGCAGCCCTGAGGTCGTGGGGTGCAACAACGGTGTGgtggggaattttggggttgtCAGAGACCCCTGTGTGGTCCCATAG